TTACATTATCCGGTTTTTCTCGAAAGAAAAGAAGATGATCGTAGTACGACTTATGTATATAAACTTCCGTTAGGGATGCCATCTAAATTAATACAAAAGGTTGAGGATGTTGTAAGTGAAGGATTAAATAAGCCTGTACGTATCAAATACGATAACTACAAGATAATGATTCGGGTATTCAGTAAACGTATCCCAAAAAATGGTGTTGGAATGAAGGGCTAGTAAAAAAAGGTGAATGGCAAGTACCGATGGGGCAAAGCCTCGAGAAGTTAATTTATCATGACTTTGATAAAACTCCTCATATGGTACTAGGTGGTCTTACACGAATGGGGAAAACAGTATTTATGAAAGTACTACTTACTACTTTGATTGAGGCGAACCCTGAAAATGCTCACGTATATTTAATTGATTTAAAGGAAAAGGGATTAGAATTTAGTGAGTTTAGCGGCTTAAAGCAGGTGGTGGAAGTGTCTGACTCTGTAGAAAAAGCACATCATGTATTAAAACAAATAATGAAAAAAATCGAAGAGCGTGGAAAATTCATGAAGGAAAATGGTTACAAGAATATTGTTGAAACAAAAGAAAAAGATCGGTATTTCGTTATTGTTGACGAAGGTGCCGTGCTTGCTCCGGCCAAAGGATTACCACGTCATATTAATAAGATCCGAGAAGAGTGTCAGTACATGCTTAGTTATATAGCGACTGTATCGGGCGGCTTAGGATTTCGTTTGATTTTGGCTACACAGTATCCTACAGTCACATCAATTCCATCAGTAGTAAAGCAGATGTCTGATGCGAAGTTAGGATTTCGGCTACCAACATATAAGGCATCTGAGGTTGTTCTTGATGAATCGGGACTAGAAACATTGCCGTCCTTACCTGGTAGAGCTATTTATAAAACTGATCGACTAACTGAGCTGCAGGTACCGTTTATTAGCGATGAAATGATGTGGGAATATCTAAAACAATACGAGGTGAAAAAAGATGAACATCCAGACACATATCAAAATAAACCGTCAGATGACGATTCTGACCTCGATTAGAAAGCTGAAATTCGCAACACGTAGGCATTTAATGGCGGTGCACGATATGGGAGGGATTCGCAACGCAAATCGTATTTTAAAAGACCTCAGTCCTTATGTAAATAACACAGTGTACCAAAAAGAGTACGTGTATTATCTAAATAAAAAGGGCCGTGAACTGTTCGACGATACAGAGAAGATTGTACCAAATAGTCGACTAGCACACAGCTTAATGAGAAATGAAGCATGGCTCTATCTGTTTTGTCCCGACGACTGGCAGATAGAAGCACCTATACGTTATAAAGTAAATGATAAAAAGAAGACAATTATTCCTGATGTGAAGTTCAGGGATGAAGAAGGCACATTAAATGCTGTAGAAATAGATCGTACGCAAATGATGAACGTGAACGCTGAAAAGATGAGTAGGTACAGGGAATTTTCGTTATACTACAAAAACAAATACAACGGGAAAATACCGTTGATTCATTTCTTTACCGTGACAGAATATAGACAAAAAAAGCTAGAACAACTTGCAGTTAAACATGATGTGTATGCCAAGGTTTATGTAGTTCCTGGTGTTTCGTAATGAGAACATACTGGACTCGTGTAAACATTTTAGGGTGTAATAACCGGTTATGGATTAACGGTGAAAGTGGTGCGGTTTATCAAAGTAAAAGAGATAGCAAACGATGGATATGGAGA
This DNA window, taken from Bacillus cereus ATCC 14579, encodes the following:
- a CDS encoding replication-relaxation family protein encodes the protein MNIQTHIKINRQMTILTSIRKLKFATRRHLMAVHDMGGIRNANRILKDLSPYVNNTVYQKEYVYYLNKKGRELFDDTEKIVPNSRLAHSLMRNEAWLYLFCPDDWQIEAPIRYKVNDKKKTIIPDVKFRDEEGTLNAVEIDRTQMMNVNAEKMSRYREFSLYYKNKYNGKIPLIHFFTVTEYRQKKLEQLAVKHDVYAKVYVVPGVS